CCCTACAACGTGGTCGACGCGACGCCGTGGGGCCGCGATCCGCTGAAGGAGTTGGCCAAGGAGTGCCGCAAGCGCCGGCTTAAGCTGTGTTTTTATTATTCGCAGGACCTCGACTGGCATCACCCGGATGGCGCCTGGAACACGTGGGACTACGACGAAGCGAAGAAGAAGCCGGAGCGTTACCTGCGCGAGAAGGTGTTTCCGCAGCTGCGCGAGTTGCTCACGCAGTATGGGTCGATCGGTATGATCTGGTTCGATACGCCGCTGACCTTGTCGCGCGCGCAGAGTCGGCGGATTCGCAAGTTTGTGAAGGACCTGCAGCCGCAGTGTCTGGTGTCGGGTCGCATCGGCCACGGGTTGGGCGACTACAGTCTGCCGCGAGACAACTTCCTGCCGGGCGCGCGGCTGGAGGGAGATTGGGAAACGTGTGCGACGATGAACGACACGTGGGGCTACAAGCGCACCGATCACGCGTGGAAGCCGGTGGATAACTTGATCACGACGCTGGTCGATCTCGCCAGCAAGGGCTCCAACTACCTGCTCAACGTCGGTCCCGATGCGGACGGCGTGGTGCCGGCGCCGAGCGTGAAGCGGCTGCACCAGATGGGCGCGTGGATGGCGGTCAACGGCGAGGCGATTCGCGGCACAACCCCGAGCCCGTTTAAGCCGGAGTTTTCGTGGGGGCGCATGACGACGAAGGGACGTTCGCTGTTCCTGCATTTCTTCGGGCGGCCGGAGCGGCGGTTCCGCCTGCATGGGCTGAAGACCAAGGTGCGCTCGGCGGCTTTGTTGGCGGCGCCGGAGGTGAAGTTTGCGGTCACGCAATCGGTCGATCCCGCGACGGGCACGCCCTTGCTCGATATCGACTTCAAGGGATTTAAATCCACGCGGCCGGTGACGGTGGTGAAGCTGCAATTGGCGGCGGCGCCGGAGGTCGAGGAGCGCACGATGCAACAGCCGGATGACTCGATCACCTTGGTCGGCCCGCAGGCGCAGGTGGGCACCGACCGGAGCGAGAGCGGCGCGGCGGCCAAGCCGGCGATGCGCATGGGCGGCAACGGACTCACCGAAAACTGGGCCAACACGGAGGATTGGTTGGAGTGGGATTTTGTGGTGCTGAAGCCCGGCACGTATGACGCGATGGTGGTGACGACGCATCAGCATCTAGAGCCCTGGAGTGGCGGTCACACCGTGGTGGTGAGTTGCGCGGGCAAGCAGTTGCGCCGGCG
This portion of the Actomonas aquatica genome encodes:
- a CDS encoding alpha-L-fucosidase, whose translation is MRAVDVSAVKTPSRNPDSEKALQWWRKARFGLFIHWSLSSIKAGEWKGEVVPGLAEWMMFQKKIPVAEFAPLAQEFNPRKFDAAAWAQLAVDAGMRYVVITAKHHEGFAMYHSKADPYNVVDATPWGRDPLKELAKECRKRRLKLCFYYSQDLDWHHPDGAWNTWDYDEAKKKPERYLREKVFPQLRELLTQYGSIGMIWFDTPLTLSRAQSRRIRKFVKDLQPQCLVSGRIGHGLGDYSLPRDNFLPGARLEGDWETCATMNDTWGYKRTDHAWKPVDNLITTLVDLASKGSNYLLNVGPDADGVVPAPSVKRLHQMGAWMAVNGEAIRGTTPSPFKPEFSWGRMTTKGRSLFLHFFGRPERRFRLHGLKTKVRSAALLAAPEVKFAVTQSVDPATGTPLLDIDFKGFKSTRPVTVVKLQLAAAPEVEERTMQQPDDSITLVGPQAQVGTDRSESGAAAKPAMRMGGNGLTENWANTEDWLEWDFVVLKPGTYDAMVVTTHQHLEPWSGGHTVVVSCAGKQLRRRTKQAVALPGLRSKYYPQWGTPCGKLRFAEAGVYTLRLQIERLNVKAGDKTLFSDGGMQFSELRLAPA